A single region of the Ignavibacteria bacterium genome encodes:
- a CDS encoding diaminopimelate epimerase translates to MRFFNFSKMNGAGNDFIIVDNLAEDQPVLSSEDIITLCNRKKGVGADGLLILNRGEETPVSVDFYNADGKRGSLCGNGARCVIRYCSGKGLMDGVDLRFRFGEKVYSGTIDDNGLPVFFMARPAKLKTAFRIKARGSLITSHYCDTGSPHVIINIEDVPLDPKNPFTGFSELEGFPVLDLGREIRHHNDFAPGGVNVNFVKYIDKNSLEIRTFERGVEDETDACGTGSTAAAIVFFALGKCEPPVNLKTKSGDTLTINFEIIDNKLENLSLTGPAEINFHGTVGLK, encoded by the coding sequence ATGAGATTTTTTAATTTTTCCAAAATGAATGGTGCCGGCAACGATTTCATCATCGTCGATAACCTTGCAGAGGATCAGCCGGTTCTCTCTTCCGAAGACATCATCACTCTTTGTAACAGAAAAAAAGGGGTGGGTGCCGATGGTTTATTGATCCTGAACCGGGGAGAAGAAACCCCTGTTTCAGTCGATTTTTACAATGCAGACGGAAAAAGAGGATCACTTTGTGGAAATGGTGCCCGGTGTGTAATCCGGTACTGCAGCGGGAAGGGATTGATGGACGGGGTTGACCTCCGTTTCAGATTTGGTGAAAAGGTCTACTCGGGCACGATCGATGACAATGGATTGCCTGTGTTTTTCATGGCACGACCTGCGAAATTAAAAACCGCTTTCAGGATAAAAGCCCGTGGCAGTCTAATAACCTCTCATTATTGTGATACCGGCTCACCTCATGTGATAATAAACATCGAAGATGTACCACTCGACCCCAAAAATCCATTTACAGGTTTTTCGGAACTCGAGGGGTTTCCGGTTTTAGACCTCGGGAGGGAGATAAGGCATCACAACGATTTTGCACCGGGTGGTGTGAATGTAAATTTTGTAAAATACATTGATAAAAATTCGCTTGAGATCAGGACATTCGAACGGGGTGTTGAAGATGAGACGGATGCATGCGGCACCGGTTCAACCGCAGCAGCAATAGTCTTTTTTGCTCTCGGAAAGTGTGAACCGCCCGTGAATCTAAAAACAAAAAGCGGTGATACACTCACAATAAATTTTGAAATTATTGATAACAAATTAGAAAACCTGAGTCTAACGGGTCCCGCCGAAATCAATTTTCACGGTACCGTTGGGCTTAAATAA
- a CDS encoding OmpA family protein yields the protein MRKATLMLVLLAIVFAGSAAQAQSLSTKVHFGIEGNAILPQNEFTEKSINGGFRGFFRYGFNDTWRVEFGAGYLKYAGKDFVSTDYEADVIPIDLRLLWFPFGFERLSPYAYVGAGALHFNNIKVPRSFSIQFPQKGVEKTGWTGVFPAGLGVDYAVSENIQIGATAGFNYTLSDDLNHYIDGSPKDVYFNGGLHLIFGGTNINKDSDGDGLLDKDEIYIYKTDPMKADTDGDGLNDGDEVLKYKTNPLVADTDGDGLKDGEEVLKYNTNPLKADTDGDGLKDGEEVLKHKTDPLKADTDGDKLNDFDEVTKHNTNPLKVDTDGDTLSDYDEVMTHKTNPLKADTDGDGLNDAEELNQYKTNPLKADTDGDKLEDGKEISQFKTDPLKMDTDGDGLNDFDELMTYKTNPLKADTDGGTVNDKVEVDRGTDPLDASDDIIKMNVPMVLEGIVFETGSAKISPASETTLNKALKTLTAYQDISVEIQGHTDNVGSKPFNQKLSQDRAESVMNWLISKGVDAKRMTARGFGPDKPLVPNDSDANRQKNRRIEFVRTK from the coding sequence ATGAGGAAAGCAACACTCATGTTGGTCTTGTTGGCAATCGTTTTTGCCGGCTCAGCAGCTCAGGCGCAGAGCTTAAGTACAAAAGTACATTTTGGTATTGAAGGCAATGCCATCTTGCCACAGAATGAATTCACTGAAAAATCGATCAACGGAGGCTTCAGAGGCTTCTTTAGATATGGTTTTAACGACACATGGCGAGTGGAATTCGGTGCCGGATATCTTAAATATGCCGGTAAGGATTTCGTTTCCACTGACTATGAAGCTGATGTTATTCCGATAGACCTTAGACTTCTTTGGTTCCCGTTCGGATTTGAAAGACTTTCACCTTACGCATATGTAGGTGCAGGCGCTCTTCACTTCAACAACATCAAAGTTCCAAGATCATTCAGCATTCAGTTCCCGCAAAAGGGTGTTGAGAAAACCGGCTGGACAGGTGTTTTCCCTGCCGGTCTCGGTGTCGATTATGCTGTGAGTGAAAATATTCAGATCGGTGCAACTGCCGGTTTTAACTACACACTCTCCGATGATTTGAACCACTATATCGATGGCAGCCCGAAGGATGTTTACTTCAATGGCGGTCTCCACCTGATCTTCGGCGGAACTAACATCAATAAAGATTCCGACGGTGACGGACTCCTCGACAAAGATGAAATTTACATCTACAAAACCGATCCAATGAAAGCTGACACCGATGGTGACGGACTTAATGACGGCGACGAAGTTCTTAAATATAAAACCAATCCGCTCGTAGCTGATACTGACGGTGACGGATTAAAAGACGGTGAAGAAGTTCTTAAATACAACACCAATCCGCTTAAAGCTGACACCGATGGTGACGGATTAAAAGATGGTGAAGAAGTTCTTAAACACAAAACTGATCCATTAAAAGCTGATACCGATGGTGACAAACTGAATGACTTCGACGAAGTTACCAAACACAACACCAATCCGCTTAAAGTTGATACCGATGGCGATACCCTCTCAGATTATGATGAGGTAATGACACACAAAACCAACCCACTTAAAGCTGACACCGACGGTGATGGTCTTAATGACGCTGAAGAGCTCAACCAGTACAAAACCAATCCTCTTAAAGCTGACACAGATGGTGACAAACTTGAAGACGGCAAAGAAATCAGCCAGTTCAAAACAGATCCTCTTAAAATGGATACCGATGGTGACGGACTCAACGACTTCGACGAGTTGATGACCTACAAAACCAATCCATTAAAGGCTGACACCGATGGTGGAACAGTTAATGATAAAGTTGAAGTTGACAGAGGAACAGATCCTCTCGATGCAAGCGATGATATCATCAAAATGAATGTTCCTATGGTTCTTGAAGGTATCGTTTTTGAAACCGGAAGTGCCAAGATTTCACCTGCATCAGAAACAACCCTTAATAAAGCTCTCAAAACTTTGACTGCTTACCAGGACATTTCTGTTGAAATCCAGGGACACACTGATAATGTTGGTTCGAAACCTTTCAACCAGAAACTTTCTCAGGACAGAGCAGAGTCAGTAATGAACTGGCTTATCTCCAAAGGCGTTGATGCCAAGAGAATGACTGCAAGAGGCTTCGGTCCTGACAAACCACTCGTTCCAAACGATTCCGATGCCAACAGACAGAAAAACAGAAGAATTGAGTTCGTAAGAACGAAATAA
- a CDS encoding tetratricopeptide repeat protein, whose translation MKFNKMYVYILLLVFAVAGVVIFSSLSGKKVKEAPALSEGTPVPGDDLHKGMGDGSAGNPGAGNVKDEIKQKMADLEKAANENPNDTTKLLEYAEFMGMAHKPDKAIDGYTRYLKINPKNVEVLVALSSLYFQKKDFTNSLATINKAIALDPKNTEAIFYLGFVENGTGNKAKAKQIWEKLIKDFPGSSGAALATEELKK comes from the coding sequence ATGAAATTTAACAAGATGTATGTTTATATTTTACTGTTGGTTTTTGCGGTGGCAGGAGTCGTTATTTTTTCGTCACTGTCGGGCAAGAAAGTGAAAGAAGCACCTGCTCTATCGGAAGGAACTCCTGTTCCCGGAGATGATCTCCACAAAGGGATGGGTGATGGAAGTGCAGGCAACCCTGGTGCAGGAAATGTGAAAGACGAGATTAAGCAAAAAATGGCTGATCTCGAAAAAGCTGCCAATGAAAATCCGAATGACACAACGAAGCTTCTTGAGTATGCAGAGTTCATGGGAATGGCGCACAAACCTGACAAAGCCATTGACGGTTACACCAGGTACTTAAAAATAAATCCGAAAAATGTTGAAGTGCTGGTTGCGCTTAGCAGTCTCTACTTCCAAAAGAAGGATTTTACCAACTCCCTTGCTACAATCAACAAGGCGATAGCACTCGATCCAAAAAACACAGAAGCGATTTTTTATCTGGGTTTTGTTGAAAACGGAACGGGTAACAAGGCAAAAGCCAAACAGATCTGGGAAAAACTGATAAAGGATTTCCCCGGAAGTTCGGGCGCCGCTCTGGCTACCGAAGAACTTAAAAAGTAA
- the hflX gene encoding GTPase HflX — translation MIDIKVKKTERAILVGVRVGQTPRETVQEHIDELEELLATAGGETIIKITQERQRLDVAYYVGKGKAYEILELIEPNEIDLIVFDDDLSTVQVRNLSNLFNKKVVDRSGLILDIFASRARTKEAKTQVELAQLKYMLPRLTRAWTHLSKQYGGIGTKGPGETQIETDRRIIRDRIAMLTDKLKEIESNRETQTKNRKEMVKVSLVGYTNAGKSTIFNLLTESDVFAEDKLFATLDSTTRVFQVDKTHTTLLSDTVGFIRKLPAHLVASFKSTLNEVRDADILLHIIDITHPFYEDHISVVNQTLKDLHFEDKVLIHVFNKVDVLEDRDRIEYVNRKYENTVIVSAKRGFQIEELKSMVTNIIEEKFGDEVIELDYSQSGLVSSIHNLAKVNDLKYEDDRIVVRYRADKVNSEKIKRLLG, via the coding sequence TTGATTGATATAAAAGTAAAAAAGACCGAACGGGCCATATTAGTCGGTGTCCGGGTCGGTCAGACACCCCGTGAGACAGTTCAGGAGCATATTGATGAACTTGAAGAGCTTCTTGCTACCGCAGGTGGTGAAACGATAATCAAGATAACTCAGGAGAGACAACGGCTTGATGTGGCATACTATGTCGGCAAGGGGAAAGCTTATGAGATCCTTGAGTTGATCGAGCCAAACGAGATTGATTTGATTGTTTTCGATGACGATCTCTCCACCGTTCAGGTAAGAAATCTCAGTAATCTGTTCAATAAAAAAGTAGTGGACAGAAGCGGGCTCATCCTTGATATCTTCGCTTCGAGAGCCCGCACAAAGGAAGCCAAAACACAGGTGGAGCTTGCACAGTTGAAGTATATGCTCCCCCGGTTGACACGGGCGTGGACTCACCTTTCGAAGCAGTATGGTGGAATTGGTACCAAGGGACCGGGCGAAACGCAAATCGAGACTGACCGCCGTATAATTCGTGACAGAATTGCGATGCTGACCGACAAGTTGAAAGAGATTGAGTCCAATCGTGAGACTCAAACCAAAAACCGGAAGGAAATGGTAAAAGTTTCTCTTGTTGGTTACACAAATGCGGGGAAATCGACCATTTTTAACCTGCTTACAGAATCCGATGTATTTGCGGAAGACAAACTTTTTGCGACTCTCGACTCAACTACGAGAGTTTTTCAGGTGGATAAAACGCATACCACACTTTTGAGTGATACAGTTGGATTCATCAGAAAACTGCCTGCGCATCTCGTTGCATCGTTTAAGAGTACACTTAATGAAGTGCGGGATGCAGATATTTTGCTGCACATCATTGATATTACACATCCGTTTTACGAAGATCACATAAGTGTGGTGAATCAGACACTAAAGGACCTGCACTTCGAAGACAAGGTACTTATTCATGTCTTCAACAAGGTGGATGTTCTTGAAGATCGCGATCGCATCGAATATGTGAACCGGAAGTATGAGAACACCGTAATTGTTTCAGCCAAGCGGGGATTTCAGATTGAGGAATTAAAATCGATGGTAACAAATATCATCGAGGAAAAATTCGGGGATGAGGTGATCGAACTCGATTATTCTCAGTCGGGGCTGGTCTCTTCGATACATAATCTTGCTAAAGTTAACGACCTGAAGTATGAAGATGATAGAATTGTCGTAAGGTACCGGGCGGACAAAGTTAATTCGGAGAAAATAAAGAGGCTTTTGGGGTAA
- a CDS encoding glycogen synthase, protein MRIAFVSPEVFPYAKVGGLGDVSGALPKALQKLGHSVKVFLPRYSAINFDGIDLEYTEQVGEMPIRVAGKVYNTRLFKTIMEGSRVEVYFVDCPWYYDRKNHEGKPVIYTDHPDEDERFIHFTKSVIEALQRMQWAPDVINVNDWPTALLPLLMKDNYSWDRFYDRVATVISIHNIGYQGRFPKETMHKAEIRKDLFFDNSPIEVWGSICFLKAGLMYADAINTVSPTYAMEITTSEYGEGLEGVLHYRINDFWGILNGVDYSVWNPEKDEMIPYEFTKDDLSGKYENKKYLLSKLGQEYHPNVPLIGIISRLVSQKGFDLIADSINELMSFNAQWVVLGNGEYRYEELFRYLANTYPHKFSFLNAKDERAAHLIEAASDIFLMPSKYEPCGLNQIYSLKYGTVPIVRRTGGLADTVFDWDESRHHGSFAGNGFSFYDYTGQALVSSVERALKCYHQKSIWNQIVHNGMISNYSWKQSARQYEKMYEHAIQKRRS, encoded by the coding sequence ATGCGAATAGCTTTTGTCTCACCTGAAGTTTTTCCTTACGCAAAAGTTGGCGGACTTGGTGATGTATCTGGTGCACTTCCGAAAGCACTTCAAAAACTTGGTCACTCTGTTAAAGTTTTCCTTCCCCGTTACTCGGCGATAAATTTCGACGGAATCGATCTCGAATATACCGAGCAGGTTGGCGAAATGCCAATAAGAGTTGCCGGCAAAGTATATAATACGAGGCTTTTCAAAACGATTATGGAGGGGTCCCGTGTGGAAGTCTATTTTGTCGACTGCCCCTGGTATTACGACAGAAAAAACCACGAGGGGAAGCCGGTAATCTATACAGATCATCCTGATGAAGACGAGAGATTCATTCATTTTACAAAATCTGTTATTGAAGCATTGCAGAGGATGCAATGGGCGCCTGATGTCATAAATGTAAACGACTGGCCCACAGCACTTTTGCCCCTTCTAATGAAAGACAATTACAGTTGGGATCGGTTTTATGACCGTGTTGCGACGGTTATTTCAATCCATAATATTGGCTATCAGGGGCGCTTCCCCAAAGAAACGATGCACAAAGCCGAGATCAGGAAAGACCTTTTCTTCGACAACAGTCCGATCGAGGTCTGGGGCTCCATCTGTTTCCTGAAAGCGGGTCTGATGTATGCCGATGCTATAAATACAGTAAGCCCCACTTACGCGATGGAAATCACCACTTCAGAATACGGCGAGGGTCTGGAAGGAGTTCTTCACTACAGAATCAATGATTTCTGGGGAATCCTCAACGGTGTTGATTACAGCGTCTGGAATCCGGAAAAAGATGAGATGATTCCGTATGAGTTTACAAAAGACGATCTATCAGGTAAATATGAGAACAAAAAGTATTTGCTCTCGAAACTCGGGCAGGAATATCACCCCAATGTCCCATTGATTGGAATTATCTCCCGTCTTGTCAGTCAGAAAGGATTTGATCTGATTGCCGACTCAATTAATGAGCTGATGTCATTCAACGCCCAGTGGGTGGTACTGGGAAATGGGGAGTACCGCTACGAGGAGCTTTTCAGGTATCTGGCAAACACATATCCGCACAAATTCTCATTTCTGAACGCAAAAGACGAGAGAGCGGCACATCTAATAGAAGCTGCGAGTGATATTTTCTTGATGCCTTCCAAGTATGAACCCTGTGGATTGAACCAGATTTACAGTCTGAAATACGGAACGGTTCCCATCGTGAGAAGAACGGGAGGACTTGCAGACACCGTCTTTGACTGGGATGAAAGCAGACATCACGGTTCATTTGCCGGCAACGGATTCAGTTTCTATGACTACACCGGTCAGGCTCTCGTCTCTAGTGTGGAAAGAGCGTTGAAGTGTTACCACCAAAAATCTATCTGGAATCAGATTGTCCACAACGGCATGATCAGCAATTATTCATGGAAACAGTCAGCCCGCCAGTATGAAAAGATGTATGAGCACGCGATTCAGAAAAGAAGAAGTTAG
- a CDS encoding M14 family metallopeptidase, translating into MPYHNNENIGEQWLTRFEKSDYTATPSYAETVEYFRMLADKSPYAKILNFGVSHQNRNIICLVVSETKEFTPKRTRKSPKSIVLINNGLHPGEIDGKDASMMLLRDILITQEKEYLLENITLLVVPVLNVDGHERMSPFNRPNQNGPMTQGWRTNALNLNLNRDFMKADSAEIKSFLRLYAAWAPDLLIDTHVTNGMDYQYHLTYGLEKHQNLERRLSIWGNEVFLPNVIDAVEREGYLTAPYIETVTDNIEDGIKTWSYEPRYSTGYAALQNRLALLVESHSLKPYKERVFATKTMILESLEFINNNHKELKDLSRFADRRTIQKFFIEKKRYPILLAGNEESEPFTFKGYKTEVRESEITGGEIITYTDEKVEIEIQHFNKMEIAKTVKVPDAYLIPAEHKWLPRILKLHGIIFKHLDKGLELEVEKYKFSNVKFADSVYEGKFRASFDVTPFIETVTVPPGTFFIPVNQRTLRVILNLLEPLAPDSIASWGYFNALFETKEYIEDFVFEPIAAKMMEEDPRLREDFYFNLEEDEEFRNDPQARLEFFYKKSPYYENNEMIYPVMKVYDGKRYFNYFDRFK; encoded by the coding sequence ATGCCTTACCATAATAATGAAAACATTGGCGAACAATGGCTGACACGCTTCGAAAAAAGCGACTATACAGCCACCCCGTCCTACGCCGAGACGGTTGAATATTTCCGCATGTTGGCGGATAAATCCCCCTACGCTAAAATTCTGAATTTTGGCGTTTCTCACCAGAACAGAAACATTATCTGTCTGGTTGTTTCTGAAACCAAAGAGTTTACACCAAAGAGAACCCGTAAGAGCCCGAAATCAATTGTGCTCATTAACAACGGTCTCCACCCGGGTGAAATTGACGGCAAGGATGCCTCAATGATGCTCCTTAGGGATATCCTCATCACACAGGAGAAAGAGTACCTCCTCGAGAATATCACTCTCCTCGTCGTTCCCGTGCTTAATGTCGATGGTCACGAAAGAATGAGCCCATTCAACAGACCTAACCAGAACGGACCAATGACACAAGGTTGGAGAACCAATGCCCTGAACCTCAACCTGAACCGCGACTTTATGAAAGCCGACAGTGCCGAAATAAAATCATTCCTCAGATTATACGCTGCCTGGGCTCCGGATCTCCTGATAGATACACATGTTACCAACGGTATGGACTATCAGTATCACCTGACCTACGGACTGGAAAAACATCAAAACCTCGAAAGACGACTCTCGATCTGGGGAAATGAAGTGTTCCTTCCCAATGTTATCGATGCTGTCGAAAGAGAAGGTTACCTCACTGCACCATACATTGAAACAGTAACTGACAATATAGAAGACGGCATCAAAACCTGGTCATACGAACCAAGATACTCAACCGGATATGCTGCACTTCAAAACAGACTTGCACTCCTGGTCGAGTCTCACTCCCTCAAACCATACAAAGAGAGAGTTTTCGCAACCAAAACGATGATCCTTGAGTCCCTCGAGTTTATCAACAACAACCATAAAGAATTAAAAGATCTGAGCCGTTTCGCTGACAGAAGAACCATTCAGAAATTCTTCATTGAGAAGAAAAGATATCCTATTCTTCTCGCCGGGAATGAGGAATCAGAACCATTTACATTTAAAGGTTATAAAACCGAAGTTCGTGAAAGTGAAATCACAGGCGGCGAGATAATCACATATACTGATGAAAAGGTTGAAATTGAAATTCAACACTTCAACAAAATGGAGATTGCAAAAACCGTTAAGGTCCCTGATGCATATCTGATTCCTGCAGAACATAAGTGGCTGCCAAGAATCCTGAAGCTTCATGGAATTATCTTCAAGCACCTCGATAAAGGTCTTGAACTCGAAGTCGAGAAATACAAATTCTCAAATGTGAAATTTGCTGACAGTGTCTATGAAGGCAAATTCAGAGCCTCGTTTGATGTTACTCCGTTTATCGAGACTGTAACTGTTCCCCCCGGAACTTTCTTCATCCCCGTTAACCAGAGAACTCTTAGAGTGATTCTGAACCTTCTGGAGCCACTCGCTCCCGATTCCATAGCAAGCTGGGGCTATTTCAATGCTCTCTTCGAGACCAAGGAATATATCGAAGACTTCGTTTTTGAGCCAATCGCAGCTAAAATGATGGAAGAAGACCCCCGTCTTAGAGAAGATTTCTACTTCAACCTCGAAGAAGACGAAGAATTCAGAAATGACCCGCAAGCCAGACTCGAGTTCTTCTACAAGAAATCACCTTATTACGAGAACAACGAAATGATCTATCCCGTCATGAAAGTCTATGACGGAAAGCGTTATTTCAACTACTTCGACCGGTTCAAATAA
- the hemG gene encoding protoporphyrinogen oxidase: MHDKKIAILGAGISGLTTAWYLKKKGYDVTIYEKTDRPGGQIETELKGDYLLDKGTIAGIETNSLIPELVKELKLEDSFFYAGEKGNLKQAYIGGELYDLSMNPNNLLKFPLFSFKTKLKFFLEPFIPRSKRGAGLAVAPFIRRRLGEEFLKFVIEPFSSEVYAGDPERLSIEAAYPKLFDLEQKYGSIIKGFKKAPFQKDEKEEFAGSGKLFGFEKGMGQLTDALAKSLGIRINYLHDILKIEKSEDSFNLVINKKGDIRNQKFDVVVTALPAFVVSDAVKEMSEKLAGILDKVEYVPLTQVYMAFLKQDLEMTTKGYTVLIPATEKKDVLNIALVSDLLPGRCPEERRLFSVMMGGSRGKDIANLDPLEVKKKAIAMVSEIFKAKDKPVFISVKSWKKAVPQYNTDHLSLIESITEFENGHRGLFISGNFTGGVSIGDSILHSYRTAERVSRILQ, translated from the coding sequence ATGCACGACAAAAAAATTGCGATTTTAGGAGCCGGAATTTCCGGATTAACAACAGCCTGGTACCTGAAAAAAAAGGGATATGATGTAACAATTTACGAAAAAACCGACAGACCCGGCGGGCAAATCGAGACAGAGCTAAAAGGTGATTATCTGCTTGACAAGGGAACCATCGCCGGGATCGAGACAAACAGCCTGATACCTGAACTTGTGAAGGAACTGAAACTGGAGGATTCCTTTTTTTATGCAGGCGAAAAAGGGAACCTGAAGCAGGCATATATCGGCGGGGAGTTGTATGACCTCTCGATGAACCCGAACAATCTGCTAAAATTCCCCCTTTTTAGTTTCAAAACCAAATTGAAGTTCTTTCTGGAGCCGTTTATTCCCCGGTCGAAAAGGGGCGCCGGACTTGCGGTTGCTCCCTTTATCAGAAGGCGGCTTGGCGAGGAGTTCCTGAAATTCGTAATAGAGCCTTTTTCTTCCGAAGTGTATGCCGGTGATCCTGAGAGATTGAGCATTGAAGCTGCATATCCGAAACTCTTCGATCTTGAACAGAAATATGGCAGCATAATAAAAGGATTCAAGAAAGCACCATTTCAAAAAGATGAAAAAGAAGAATTCGCAGGAAGTGGCAAACTTTTCGGATTCGAAAAAGGAATGGGGCAGCTTACTGATGCCCTGGCGAAATCACTTGGTATCAGAATTAACTACCTGCATGATATACTAAAAATTGAGAAGTCTGAAGATTCCTTTAATCTGGTGATCAACAAAAAAGGGGATATAAGGAACCAGAAGTTTGATGTTGTAGTGACGGCACTTCCGGCTTTTGTGGTCTCGGATGCGGTAAAAGAGATGTCGGAAAAACTCGCCGGAATTCTCGACAAGGTTGAATATGTCCCCCTGACTCAGGTTTATATGGCATTTTTGAAACAAGACCTCGAGATGACCACAAAAGGTTACACGGTTCTGATTCCGGCAACCGAGAAGAAAGATGTTTTGAATATTGCGCTTGTTTCCGATCTTCTCCCCGGAAGGTGTCCCGAGGAGAGACGACTTTTTTCAGTGATGATGGGAGGGAGCCGCGGGAAGGATATAGCAAATCTTGACCCTCTGGAGGTGAAGAAAAAGGCAATCGCAATGGTGTCGGAAATTTTCAAGGCGAAAGACAAACCGGTCTTTATTTCGGTAAAAAGCTGGAAAAAGGCTGTCCCGCAGTATAATACAGACCATTTGAGTCTGATAGAGAGCATTACGGAGTTCGAAAACGGGCACAGGGGGCTGTTTATTTCAGGCAATTTTACAGGTGGTGTATCCATTGGTGATTCAATCCTCCATTCTTACAGAACAGCAGAGCGGGTTTCCCGCATATTGCAATAA